The Campylobacter sp. CN_NE2 genome contains a region encoding:
- a CDS encoding CidA/LrgA family protein, whose product MKYLRQFTIIIAVTFLAEVLAWLIPAPIPASIYGLVIMFLAFYFKVVKVAWVRETATFFIEIMPVIFIPAGVGILVAGDLLVKNLFPFVVITLVSTIAVIASCGVIAQYFYNQTLKKEKERLYKKFENSQNEPSKNGENSLNSAPKKDEL is encoded by the coding sequence ATGAAATATTTAAGACAATTTACCATCATCATCGCCGTTACATTTCTCGCAGAAGTCCTAGCGTGGCTGATTCCTGCGCCGATTCCGGCTAGCATTTACGGGCTTGTGATTATGTTTTTGGCGTTTTATTTTAAAGTCGTTAAAGTCGCGTGGGTGCGTGAAACGGCGACATTTTTTATAGAGATTATGCCTGTGATTTTTATCCCTGCGGGAGTAGGAATTTTAGTTGCAGGGGATTTGTTGGTTAAAAATTTGTTTCCGTTTGTTGTTATTACGCTGGTTTCGACCATCGCCGTTATCGCAAGTTGCGGCGTCATCGCGCAATATTTTTACAATCAAACGCTAAAAAAGGAAAAAGAAAGACTTTATAAAAAATTTGAAAATTCGCAAAACGAGCCGTCAAAAAATGGCGAAAATTCGCTAAATTCTGCACCTAAAAAGGACGAACTATGA
- a CDS encoding restriction endonuclease — protein sequence MKQNSNWKILRDKYPFDKLIEATFLALKAKGNSASNTEIFSKTIEILNVDDNFLEITHLDTQRSELDYQLAWARTYLKSFGAITNSSRGVWSITPEFAKLENINPQEIIEEFNKNKKIKENKQNDKVLEQKLEYAEENEEFQTWKNKLLNILTNMNPFAFERLTQHLLRECGFVEVEVTKKTGDGGIDGTGKFKLNGIFTFNVAFQCKRYSGSVGASAIRDFRGSLTTDIEKGLFITTGSFTRDAKEEAMKSGKKQIDLIDGEEFMEKLAQYGLGLKEIKDYEIDEKFFNNI from the coding sequence ATGAAACAAAATTCAAATTGGAAAATATTGAGAGATAAATATCCATTTGATAAACTTATAGAAGCCACATTTTTAGCTTTAAAAGCAAAAGGAAATTCTGCTTCGAATACCGAAATATTCAGCAAAACTATTGAAATATTAAATGTTGATGATAATTTTTTAGAAATTACGCATTTAGATACTCAAAGAAGTGAGCTAGACTATCAATTAGCTTGGGCTAGAACATATCTTAAATCTTTTGGTGCCATAACAAATAGTAGTCGCGGAGTATGGTCTATAACGCCGGAATTTGCAAAATTGGAAAATATAAATCCGCAAGAAATAATCGAAGAATTTAATAAAAATAAAAAAATAAAAGAAAATAAACAAAACGATAAAGTTTTGGAGCAAAAACTAGAATATGCCGAAGAAAATGAAGAATTTCAAACTTGGAAAAACAAACTATTAAATATATTAACGAATATGAATCCTTTTGCTTTCGAAAGACTTACGCAACATCTACTTAGAGAGTGTGGTTTTGTGGAAGTTGAGGTTACTAAAAAAACTGGTGATGGCGGCATAGACGGAACAGGAAAATTTAAACTAAATGGAATTTTTACATTTAATGTTGCATTTCAGTGCAAACGATATAGTGGCTCTGTTGGCGCTTCTGCGATACGGGATTTTCGCGGTTCTTTGACAACTGATATAGAAAAAGGTCTATTTATAACTACGGGAAGTTTTACGCGAGACGCCAAAGAAGAAGCTATGAAATCAGGCAAAAAACAGATTGATTTAATCGACGGCGAAGAATTTATGGAAAAATTGGCTCAATATGGGCTTGGTTTAAAAGAAATAAAAGATTATGAAATTGACGAAAAGTTTTTTAATAATATTTGA
- the hemJ gene encoding protoporphyrinogen oxidase HemJ, whose amino-acid sequence MSYNAYLWFKFIHFAAFISWMAMLFYLPRLYVYHAENKDKPEFVSVVKTMEKMLFHAIGWIALGLTLFSAIVIIVFVKPELMKMGYFHLKLLCGVLMIAYHFWLFYYLKKFEKGECNKNGKFFRALNEIPTLIMFVILYAMLIMPVK is encoded by the coding sequence ATGAGTTATAATGCTTATTTATGGTTTAAATTTATTCACTTTGCGGCGTTTATTTCGTGGATGGCGATGCTGTTTTATCTGCCACGACTTTATGTTTATCATGCTGAAAACAAAGACAAACCTGAATTTGTCAGTGTCGTTAAAACAATGGAGAAAATGCTATTTCACGCAATCGGCTGGATAGCGCTTGGATTAACGCTTTTTTCAGCTATTGTCATTATTGTTTTTGTAAAACCTGAGCTTATGAAAATGGGCTATTTTCATTTGAAACTACTTTGTGGTGTTTTGATGATAGCTTATCATTTTTGGCTTTTTTATTATCTCAAAAAATTTGAAAAAGGCGAGTGTAATAAAAACGGCAAATTTTTCCGTGCGTTAAATGAAATTCCGACGCTGATTATGTTTGTGATACTTTATGCAATGTTAATCATGCCGGTTAAATAA
- a CDS encoding MmcQ/YjbR family DNA-binding protein, whose product MSKFKNFVELSKFMLDTYGVKADFPFSNNNEIGVFRHKKSGKWFCLFMQIPQSSLGVIGNKTISVINLKCDPELAVILHDNKGIFPAYHMNKKHWISVILNVLPKSQVEDLIDESWNLTR is encoded by the coding sequence ATGAGCAAATTTAAAAACTTTGTAGAATTAAGCAAATTTATGCTTGATACTTACGGCGTAAAGGCTGATTTTCCTTTTAGTAATAACAATGAAATTGGCGTATTTCGTCATAAAAAAAGCGGGAAATGGTTTTGCCTTTTTATGCAAATTCCACAAAGTTCTCTTGGAGTAATAGGCAATAAAACCATAAGCGTAATAAATCTTAAATGCGACCCCGAACTTGCCGTCATTTTGCATGATAATAAAGGAATTTTTCCTGCCTATCACATGAATAAAAAACACTGGATAAGTGTAATTTTAAATGTCCTGCCAAAGTCGCAAGTAGAAGATTTGATTGATGAGAGTTGGAATTTGACAAGATGA
- the lspA gene encoding signal peptidase II: protein MSRKFIKFILIFTLVLAIDQFIKFIFLGGFRWYGEYFSLILTFNKGVAFSMFAFLGENLKFIQLGLIGALAIYVFSQKELFNAHWLPFGILLGGGVSNVLDRFIHGGVVDYVAWHKWFEFAVFNFADVMIDLAIVIFLWQSYKIYRKEKQNDTK from the coding sequence ATGAGTAGGAAATTTATCAAATTTATTCTGATTTTTACGCTTGTTTTAGCGATTGATCAGTTTATAAAATTTATATTTTTGGGTGGTTTTCGCTGGTATGGCGAGTATTTTTCGCTAATACTAACTTTTAATAAAGGCGTTGCGTTTTCGATGTTTGCCTTTTTGGGTGAGAATTTGAAATTTATCCAGCTTGGGCTGATTGGAGCTTTGGCTATCTATGTTTTTAGCCAAAAAGAGCTATTTAACGCTCATTGGCTTCCTTTTGGCATTTTGCTGGGTGGTGGCGTTTCAAATGTGCTAGATCGCTTTATTCACGGCGGAGTTGTGGATTATGTAGCGTGGCATAAGTGGTTTGAGTTTGCGGTTTTTAACTTTGCCGATGTGATGATAGATTTGGCGATTGTCATATTTTTGTGGCAAAGTTACAAAATTTATAGAAAGGAAAAACAAAATGATACGAAATAA
- the rpsT gene encoding 30S ribosomal protein S20, with protein sequence MANHKSAEKRARQTVKRTEKNRFYRTRLKNMTRAVREAVDAKNIEAAEAALKVANQSFHSFVSKGFLKKETASRRVSRLAKLVNSLKTAA encoded by the coding sequence ATGGCAAACCATAAATCTGCTGAAAAAAGAGCAAGACAAACGGTCAAAAGAACCGAGAAAAATAGATTTTACCGCACAAGATTAAAAAATATGACAAGAGCGGTAAGAGAAGCAGTTGATGCTAAAAATATCGAAGCTGCCGAAGCTGCATTAAAAGTAGCAAATCAAAGCTTCCATAGCTTTGTAAGCAAAGGCTTTTTGAAAAAAGAAACAGCTTCTAGACGCGTTAGTCGCCTTGCAAAACTTGTAAATTCATTAAAAACTGCTGCTTAA
- the purM gene encoding phosphoribosylformylglycinamidine cyclo-ligase produces the protein MISYKEAGVDIDAGNSFVEAIKPFVKSTFNKNVIGGIGSFSGAYELPSGYKRPAILGATDGVGTKLRLAIDTNKLDGVGIDLVAMCVNDLICNFAKPIFFLDYYATAKLDIESAKRVVKGISEGCKLADCALIGGETAEMPSMYEGKDFDLAGFAVGIAEMDEIDRTKFVASGDILVALPSSGLHSNGFSLARKVVEKMGLKFDEKIGEKSLIDTLLEPTRIYVRDFLNLKEKIHALAHITGGGLVENLPRVFPNGLGAKIEKNAIKTPEIFKIISQMVEPSEMQRTFNNGVGLVLAVPKENVDFVLANSDGYIIGEVVQGSGVEMV, from the coding sequence TTGATTAGTTATAAAGAAGCGGGTGTCGATATTGACGCGGGAAATAGCTTTGTTGAAGCGATAAAACCTTTTGTGAAATCTACTTTTAATAAAAATGTCATCGGCGGGATCGGCTCGTTTTCAGGGGCTTACGAGCTTCCCTCAGGCTACAAGCGACCTGCTATTTTAGGTGCCACTGACGGGGTTGGCACAAAGCTTCGCCTTGCAATCGACACAAACAAACTTGACGGCGTGGGCATTGATTTAGTCGCAATGTGTGTAAATGATCTCATCTGCAACTTTGCTAAACCGATTTTTTTCTTGGATTATTACGCCACGGCTAAACTTGACATAGAAAGCGCAAAACGCGTTGTAAAGGGCATTAGCGAAGGTTGCAAGTTGGCTGATTGCGCATTAATCGGTGGCGAGACAGCCGAAATGCCTTCGATGTATGAAGGAAAAGATTTTGATTTAGCAGGATTTGCCGTTGGCATTGCTGAAATGGACGAGATAGACCGCACAAAATTTGTTGCCAGTGGCGATATTTTGGTTGCCCTGCCTTCTAGCGGTTTGCACTCAAACGGCTTTTCACTTGCACGAAAAGTGGTTGAGAAAATGGGCTTAAAATTTGATGAGAAAATCGGCGAAAAAAGCCTAATCGATACGCTTTTAGAGCCAACTAGAATTTATGTGAGAGATTTTTTAAATTTGAAAGAAAAAATTCATGCCCTTGCGCATATCACGGGTGGCGGTTTGGTTGAAAATTTACCGCGCGTTTTTCCAAACGGGCTTGGTGCAAAAATCGAAAAAAATGCGATTAAAACGCCTGAAATTTTTAAAATCATCTCTCAAATGGTAGAACCTAGCGAAATGCAAAGAACCTTTAACAACGGCGTTGGGCTAGTTTTAGCCGTGCCAAAAGAAAATGTGGATTTCGTTTTAGCAAATTCTGACGGATACATCATCGGCGAAGTCGTGCAAGGCAGCGGCGTAGAAATGGTGTAA
- the glmM gene encoding phosphoglucosamine mutase, with translation MKLFGTDGVRGKAGEFLTAELALRLAMAAGIYFRKNSVTNMILVGKDTRRSGYMIETAIVAGLTSVGYNVRQIGPMPTPAIAFLTEDMRCDAGIMISASHNPYYDNGIKFFDHTGFKLDEKEEAEIEKIYYSDELIAEARKQMMEIGVAKRVDDVIGRYIVQLKNSFPKHKTLHGLRIVLDCANGASYKVAPTVFSELGAEIIVLGDEPNGKNINENCGALAPQNLASEVKRLRADVGFAFDGDADRLVVVDDNGEIIHGDTLLGVLALYLKELGKLENDQIIATVMSNGALDDFLNSHGVKVHRCSVGDKFVLEMMKEKKANFGGEQSGHVIFGDYAKTGDGIASALQFAACMLSMNKKASELANLIKPYPQILRNLKITNKKPLDKIAGLKELEAGIKKDKIRTLFRYSGTENLIRLLLEGKNEKALQKWANEAEKFFKKALNE, from the coding sequence ATGAAACTTTTCGGAACTGACGGCGTCAGGGGCAAAGCAGGAGAATTTTTAACAGCCGAACTTGCCTTGCGTTTAGCCATGGCAGCAGGAATTTATTTTAGAAAAAATTCCGTTACGAATATGATTTTAGTAGGAAAAGATACAAGACGAAGCGGTTATATGATAGAAACTGCGATTGTGGCTGGACTTACTTCGGTCGGATACAATGTCCGTCAAATAGGTCCTATGCCAACACCTGCTATTGCATTTTTGACAGAAGATATGCGTTGTGATGCAGGGATTATGATAAGTGCTTCGCATAATCCTTATTATGATAACGGCATTAAATTTTTCGATCACACGGGTTTTAAACTTGATGAAAAAGAAGAAGCTGAAATCGAAAAAATTTATTATAGCGATGAGCTAATCGCCGAAGCTAGAAAGCAAATGATGGAAATCGGCGTGGCAAAAAGGGTTGATGATGTCATCGGCAGATATATCGTTCAGCTTAAAAATTCATTTCCAAAACACAAAACTCTGCACGGACTTCGCATTGTGCTTGATTGTGCAAATGGGGCTAGTTACAAAGTCGCTCCGACCGTATTTAGCGAACTTGGCGCTGAAATAATCGTTCTTGGCGATGAACCAAACGGAAAAAATATCAACGAAAATTGTGGTGCGTTAGCTCCACAAAATTTGGCAAGTGAAGTAAAAAGATTAAGAGCCGATGTTGGGTTTGCATTTGACGGGGATGCCGATAGACTAGTCGTAGTCGATGATAACGGCGAGATAATACACGGCGATACCTTGCTTGGGGTTTTAGCACTTTATTTAAAAGAGCTTGGTAAGCTTGAAAATGACCAAATTATAGCAACCGTGATGAGTAACGGCGCGTTAGATGATTTTTTAAATTCACACGGCGTAAAGGTGCATAGATGTAGCGTGGGCGATAAATTTGTGCTTGAAATGATGAAAGAAAAAAAGGCGAATTTCGGCGGAGAACAAAGCGGACATGTGATTTTTGGCGATTACGCTAAAACCGGCGACGGGATAGCTTCTGCGCTTCAATTTGCAGCTTGTATGCTAAGTATGAATAAAAAAGCTAGTGAATTAGCAAATTTAATCAAGCCTTATCCGCAAATTTTGCGAAATTTAAAGATTACAAATAAAAAACCGCTTGATAAAATCGCGGGGCTAAAAGAGCTTGAAGCAGGTATTAAAAAAGATAAAATTCGCACTTTATTTCGCTATTCGGGGACGGAGAATTTAATAAGGCTGCTTTTGGAAGGCAAAAATGAAAAAGCTCTTCAAAAATGGGCGAACGAAGCTGAAAAATTTTTCAAAAAAGCGTTAAATGAGTAG
- a CDS encoding AraC family transcriptional regulator, protein MENSVEFYRKEIYNFITSKFDFSGILETEIPSLSFYKTLETTNFSCSIYEPSLCIILQGSKEVSFGDELASYGRQRYLLSCAHLPINVKIQEASKDEPFVSLVIKFSLADVYDVIKSVGEFRTSTNAKSEKGILLGTINSELLELVYRLVSLCGKDKKYVKNMSNLILKEILYHLVLSENSGDFLAKFAVSGSIPNKISMAVAEIRTNFSEKLNIKELANLVDMSESSLYQNFKIVTSLSPIQFQKRIRLEEARNMLNSQKAKVSDIAFAVGYESPSQFNREYARMYGISPKAHASLGL, encoded by the coding sequence ATGGAAAATAGCGTAGAATTTTATAGAAAAGAAATTTATAATTTTATCACTTCAAAGTTTGATTTTAGCGGTATTTTAGAAACAGAAATTCCGTCTTTGAGTTTTTATAAAACGCTTGAAACTACAAATTTTTCTTGCTCTATTTATGAGCCGTCTTTATGCATAATTCTACAAGGTTCAAAAGAGGTTAGTTTTGGCGACGAGCTTGCAAGTTATGGTCGCCAAAGGTATCTACTTTCGTGCGCTCATTTGCCGATAAATGTTAAAATTCAGGAAGCTTCAAAAGATGAGCCTTTTGTATCTTTGGTTATCAAATTTAGTCTTGCCGATGTCTATGATGTCATCAAAAGTGTCGGAGAATTTAGAACTAGCACAAATGCGAAAAGCGAAAAAGGAATACTTTTAGGCACTATAAATTCGGAGCTTTTAGAGCTTGTTTATCGTCTTGTTAGCTTGTGTGGAAAAGATAAAAAATATGTCAAAAATATGTCAAATTTGATACTCAAAGAGATACTTTATCATTTAGTTTTGAGCGAAAATAGTGGTGATTTTTTGGCTAAATTTGCCGTTAGCGGAAGTATTCCAAACAAAATTTCTATGGCTGTTGCTGAAATTCGCACGAATTTCAGCGAAAAACTTAACATAAAAGAACTAGCAAATTTGGTCGATATGAGTGAATCGTCTTTGTATCAAAATTTTAAAATCGTAACTTCGCTCTCGCCGATACAATTTCAAAAAAGAATTCGTCTTGAAGAGGCGCGAAATATGCTAAATTCACAAAAAGCAAAGGTTTCTGACATTGCCTTTGCGGTGGGCTATGAAAGTCCGTCGCAGTTCAATAGAGAATACGCTAGAATGTATGGAATTTCACCGAAAGCCCACGCTAGTTTAGGTTTGTAG
- a CDS encoding LrgB family protein → MREVLLNSVFFGVFLCLAAFQISLVLKKRFKFAILNPLLVSNLLVIGVLLVFDIPYENFNNGAKYISFFLTPLTICLAVPLYEQLNLLKNNLKAIFAGLIGGVIGGLVSIYILALIFGLNHEFFVTLLPKSVTAPIGMGVSEKLGGVVTITVASIIITGIFGNMCGAFFLKLFRVKNSVAKGLALGAASHAMGVARAIEMGSIEGAMASLALAVTGLLTVVGASIFAMFL, encoded by the coding sequence ATGAGAGAAGTTTTGTTAAATTCGGTCTTTTTTGGCGTGTTTTTGTGCTTGGCAGCATTTCAAATCAGCTTAGTTTTAAAAAAACGCTTCAAATTTGCGATTTTAAATCCGCTTTTGGTTTCAAATTTGCTAGTTATCGGTGTTTTGCTCGTTTTTGATATACCTTATGAAAACTTCAACAACGGCGCAAAATATATCAGTTTTTTTCTTACACCGCTTACGATTTGCCTTGCTGTGCCACTTTACGAGCAGTTAAATTTGCTAAAAAACAACCTAAAAGCGATTTTTGCAGGTCTCATCGGTGGCGTTATCGGCGGTTTAGTTAGCATTTATATTTTGGCTTTGATTTTTGGATTAAATCACGAATTTTTTGTAACTCTACTACCAAAATCCGTAACCGCGCCAATCGGTATGGGCGTTAGCGAAAAGCTAGGCGGAGTAGTAACCATAACGGTAGCTTCTATCATCATAACGGGCATTTTTGGAAATATGTGCGGTGCGTTTTTCTTAAAGCTTTTTCGTGTGAAAAATAGCGTTGCAAAAGGATTGGCGCTTGGCGCAGCAAGTCATGCAATGGGCGTAGCAAGGGCAATCGAAATGGGAAGCATAGAAGGCGCTATGGCTTCACTTGCATTAGCTGTTACGGGGCTTTTAACCGTCGTCGGAGCAAGTATTTTTGCGATGTTTTTGTAG
- a CDS encoding cytidylate kinase-like family protein: MIISIGRQTGAGGRELVVKLAKKLGFEYLDQDRLLKKADEFGYFEQAYRFYNETPVNSLLQAISGNEMADEQSTKFIKEIYQKLLENGDYIIMGRCANCFLRGKKDFFSVFLHAPSEFKQKRLIASGISPSKVAEYMSESDNGRARFHRYYTGEEWGGSAFYDLCINTGVCGVDNAVELIEFFISHRL, from the coding sequence ATGATAATCTCAATCGGTAGGCAAACAGGTGCAGGGGGCAGGGAGCTAGTCGTAAAACTAGCCAAAAAGCTTGGTTTTGAGTATTTAGATCAAGATAGATTGCTAAAAAAAGCAGACGAGTTTGGGTATTTTGAACAAGCGTATCGTTTTTACAATGAAACGCCCGTAAATTCGCTACTTCAAGCCATTTCAGGTAACGAAATGGCAGACGAGCAAAGCACAAAATTTATAAAAGAAATTTATCAAAAACTGCTTGAAAATGGCGATTATATCATTATGGGGCGTTGTGCGAACTGCTTTTTGCGTGGCAAAAAGGACTTTTTTAGCGTATTTTTGCACGCACCTAGCGAATTTAAGCAAAAACGGCTCATCGCTTCCGGTATTTCGCCGAGTAAAGTCGCCGAGTATATGAGCGAGAGCGACAACGGCAGAGCGAGATTTCATCGCTATTATACAGGCGAAGAGTGGGGCGGTTCGGCGTTTTATGATTTGTGCATAAACACGGGCGTTTGTGGCGTGGATAATGCTGTGGAGTTAATCGAGTTTTTCATTTCGCATAGGTTGTAA
- a CDS encoding SHOCT domain-containing protein, translating into MIRNNYIAYGLWFLGGLLGLVGLPIGGGLHRIYCGKFISGFAQIALYWLGAFTVWFLVGFVFLLFWGIWWLVDLFFIGLWVEDLNGDVSETKDADYAEKIRSVEALYELYQKGAISKEEYEARKDILMRN; encoded by the coding sequence ATGATACGAAATAACTATATAGCTTATGGGCTTTGGTTTTTAGGCGGTTTGTTGGGTTTGGTTGGGCTTCCTATCGGCGGTGGTTTGCACCGAATTTACTGCGGTAAATTTATAAGCGGATTTGCTCAAATCGCACTTTATTGGCTTGGGGCATTTACCGTTTGGTTTTTGGTCGGTTTTGTTTTTTTGCTTTTTTGGGGAATTTGGTGGTTAGTTGATCTATTTTTTATAGGGCTTTGGGTGGAAGACCTTAACGGCGATGTTAGCGAAACAAAAGACGCTGATTATGCCGAAAAAATCAGAAGCGTTGAAGCGCTTTATGAGCTTTATCAAAAAGGCGCGATTTCAAAAGAAGAGTATGAAGCCAGAAAAGATATTTTAATGCGAAATTAG
- a CDS encoding nuclear transport factor 2 family protein → MPNSKELIAKYMEVFNAKNAEALGEFYNKNAVIQRTNGEPMFGWDELFGYIKKDLQSAKARKADNIFEDGEWVILEWSETGGKRGCKIFKIVAEKILVQKNYQSI, encoded by the coding sequence ATGCCCAATTCAAAAGAGTTAATCGCAAAATATATGGAAGTTTTTAACGCTAAAAACGCCGAAGCTTTGGGCGAATTTTACAACAAAAACGCAGTTATCCAAAGAACGAACGGCGAACCGATGTTTGGTTGGGACGAACTTTTTGGCTATATCAAAAAAGATTTGCAAAGCGCAAAAGCTAGAAAAGCCGATAATATCTTTGAAGATGGCGAGTGGGTGATTTTGGAGTGGAGCGAAACAGGCGGAAAACGGGGTTGTAAAATTTTTAAAATCGTAGCCGAAAAGATTTTGGTTCAAAAAAATTATCAATCAATCTGA
- the nhaA gene encoding Na+/H+ antiporter NhaA, with protein sequence MKRLIRRILESESSAGMILLTAAVLALIFQNVGVLQGIYHHFLHLPVEIGIGSYKLEEPMHFWVNDVLMAIFFFAIGLELKREKIEGQLRHFSQIFLPSFAALGGVMFPAIIFAIINWGDSFAMRGWAIPTATDIAFAVGVMALLGKRIPTSLKIFVLTLAIMDDLCAILIIALFYSSTLNFVYLGLAFACVVGMFFMNKIGVDKKLPFILMAILLWIFVLNSGIHATIAGVIAGFCIPIKTKTGSMLKDMEHGLAYPVNFFILPIFAFANAGVDLAGMSISHLFGAVPLGIMLGLFLGKQLGIFLFSWALIKLKIAYMPEHANWAQLYAVAIICGIGFTMALFVDALAYGGSDAFHHTDKLAILLGSIISGIVGYLVAKFVGNKNSAQ encoded by the coding sequence TTGAAACGGTTAATTAGAAGGATTTTAGAAAGCGAAAGTAGTGCCGGAATGATTTTGCTTACGGCAGCGGTGCTTGCGCTTATTTTTCAAAATGTAGGCGTTTTACAGGGCATTTATCACCATTTCTTGCATTTGCCTGTGGAAATTGGCATAGGAAGCTACAAACTTGAAGAACCTATGCACTTTTGGGTAAATGATGTTTTAATGGCGATTTTCTTTTTCGCGATTGGACTTGAATTAAAAAGGGAAAAAATCGAAGGTCAGCTTCGCCATTTCTCTCAAATTTTCTTGCCAAGTTTTGCTGCTTTGGGCGGAGTTATGTTTCCTGCGATAATTTTTGCTATTATCAACTGGGGCGATAGCTTTGCTATGCGTGGCTGGGCGATTCCGACGGCGACTGACATCGCTTTTGCCGTTGGCGTTATGGCGCTTTTAGGAAAACGAATTCCAACAAGTCTTAAAATTTTTGTTTTAACCTTGGCGATTATGGACGATTTGTGTGCCATTTTGATTATTGCTTTATTTTACTCTTCAACACTAAATTTCGTATATCTTGGACTAGCGTTTGCCTGTGTTGTCGGAATGTTTTTTATGAATAAAATCGGCGTTGATAAAAAATTGCCTTTTATTTTAATGGCGATTTTGCTTTGGATTTTTGTATTAAATTCGGGCATTCACGCTACAATCGCAGGTGTAATTGCCGGTTTTTGCATACCGATAAAAACAAAAACAGGCTCAATGCTAAAAGATATGGAACACGGCTTAGCGTATCCTGTGAATTTTTTCATTTTGCCGATATTTGCCTTTGCAAACGCAGGGGTTGATTTAGCCGGAATGAGCATTTCTCACCTTTTTGGTGCCGTTCCGCTTGGCATCATGCTAGGACTTTTCCTTGGAAAACAACTAGGAATTTTCCTATTTAGCTGGGCTTTGATAAAACTTAAAATCGCATATATGCCAGAACACGCAAACTGGGCGCAACTTTATGCGGTGGCGATAATTTGCGGTATCGGCTTTACAATGGCGCTTTTTGTCGATGCGTTGGCTTACGGCGGAAGCGATGCGTTCCACCACACAGACAAGTTGGCGATTTTGCTTGGTTCGATTATCTCAGGTATCGTTGGATATTTAGTAGCAAAATTTGTAGGAAATAAAAACTCGGCGCAGTAA
- the coaE gene encoding dephospho-CoA kinase (Dephospho-CoA kinase (CoaE) performs the final step in coenzyme A biosynthesis.), translating into MDKFKHAFVITGSIGSGKSTVCNILKLYGFKVIDADEISHRVLDDLHSEVALEFGSEFVENGKVLRKKLGNLVFNDKAKMQILENLLHPRIKAEILQTCNELEKTQIPYFVDIPLFFEKANYSEFDKVVVVHAPKEVLISRISKRNSLTESEALVRINLQIDTEKKRELANFVIDNSSDFKALNKEIDKFLLTLKSSYKNLKI; encoded by the coding sequence ATGGATAAATTTAAACACGCTTTTGTTATCACAGGCTCCATTGGTTCGGGCAAAAGCACGGTTTGTAATATTTTAAAATTATACGGATTTAAAGTGATTGACGCCGATGAAATTTCGCACCGAGTTTTAGATGATTTGCATAGCGAAGTAGCTTTGGAATTTGGCTCGGAATTTGTCGAAAACGGAAAAGTTTTGCGAAAAAAGTTAGGAAATTTGGTTTTTAACGACAAGGCAAAAATGCAAATTTTAGAAAATTTGCTCCACCCGCGCATTAAAGCTGAAATTTTGCAAACTTGCAACGAGCTTGAAAAAACGCAAATTCCTTATTTTGTCGATATTCCGTTGTTTTTTGAAAAAGCAAATTACAGCGAATTTGACAAGGTCGTGGTCGTTCATGCGCCAAAAGAAGTGCTAATTAGCAGAATTTCAAAACGAAATTCACTAACAGAAAGTGAAGCGTTAGTTAGGATAAATTTGCAAATCGATACCGAAAAAAAGAGAGAATTAGCAAACTTTGTAATCGACAATAGCTCCGATTTTAAGGCATTAAACAAAGAAATTGATAAATTTTTACTAACGCTAAAAAGCAGTTATAAAAATTTGAAAATTTAG